The following coding sequences are from one Anolis sagrei isolate rAnoSag1 chromosome 6, rAnoSag1.mat, whole genome shotgun sequence window:
- the POLR1F gene encoding DNA-directed RNA polymerase I subunit RPA43 gives MAAETDDEGAVPVPAALPPFGAQLPSFEAARALTESRYSCLVVMPHRRHVALPPRFLHRKRTGICLQLDAELRRFSESFQGVPVAYDDIKITKELGDIIDDIGAIHLDIEASFVVFQPQAGRKLVGIINKVAPSHIGCLVHGCFNASIPKPDHLSIDEWKNLGFEIGNTLVFKVSHFDSDAAGVFCIRGKLYRNSTGEKIPKEKHKKKHEKHLDGQNGIEEMEIDLATTDPDREMDPKDIDNGICDMADTEAGQNVADSGTHASDSSGYHSDHATSKKKKRKHCEEDNGLPAFSQSKAKKKRKE, from the exons ATGGCGGCGGAGACAGACGACGAAGGCGCGGTCCCAGTTCCGGCGGCGCTTCCTCCCTTCGGCGCCCAGCTGCCCTCTTTCGAGGCGGCGCGGGCGCTGACGGAGAGTCGCTACTCCTGCCTGGTGGTCATGCCTCATCGGAGGCACGTCGCCCTCCCGCCGCGCTTCCTCCACCGGAAGCGGACTGGGATCTGCCTCCAGTTGGACGCCGAGCTGCGCCGCTTCTCCGAGAG TTTCCAAGGTGTCCCTGTGGCGTATGATGATATCAAAATAACCAAAGAACTGGGAGATATAATAGATGACATTGGGGCTATCCATCTGGACATTGAAGCAAGTTTTGTAGTCTTTCAGCCTCAAGCTGGAAGAAAACTTGTG GGTATAATCAATAAAGTGGCACCTAGCCACATAGGTTGCCTGGTACATGGATGCTTTAACGCGTCTATCCCCAAGCCAGATCATCTCTCGATCGATGAATGGAAAAACCTTGGTTTTGAGATTGGCAACACGCTGGTGTTTAAAGTGTCACATTTTGATTCAGATGCTGCTGGAGTGTTCTGCATCAGAGGAAAATTGTATAGAAACAG CACTGGAGAAAAGATTCCAAAAGAAAAGCACAAGAAAAAACACGAGAAGCATCTTGATGGGCAGAATGGTATTGAGGAGATGGAGATTGACTTAGCGACTACTGACCCTGACAGAGAAATGGATCCCAAGGACATTGATAATGGGATATGTGATATGGCAGATACAGAGGCTGGTCAAAACGTAGCAGATTCAGGAACACATGCCAGTGACTCAAGCGGCTACCACAGTGATCATGCCACAtctaagaaaaagaagagaaaacattgTGAGGAAGACAACGGACTCCCTGCATTCTCACAGTCAAAAgctaaaaagaagagaaaagaatga